Proteins from one Scyliorhinus canicula chromosome 24, sScyCan1.1, whole genome shotgun sequence genomic window:
- the ch25hl1.1 gene encoding cholesterol 25-hydroxylase-like protein 1, member 1: MNCTAHHPNTFLQLLWDYVRLQHTSTVSSPAFPALLAFCGYLVFCIPFTLADLVGEGLPFLYKHKIQKGRPNVWMMGRCLWQAIFNHLVYVLPAVAINWLWSPPNPLPSRAPTLAQLLTGVVSCLLVFDFQYYCWHRLHHSSRWLYKKVHAIHHEHVAPFSWATQYLGGWELLTVGFWSNTTPLLFQCHPLTTWTFMLLSVWMSVEDHVGYDLPWSLHKVIPWGLYGGAPVHDMHHQKPNTNFAPFFTHLDRVFGTASTLHRNQKGAVSFQEQIEPWID, from the coding sequence ATGAACTGCACTGCccatcaccccaacaccttcCTTCAGCTGCTCTGGGATTATGTCCGACTTCAGCACACGTCCACAGTGTCGTCTCCAGCCTTCCCCGCTCTCCTGGCTTTCTGTGGCTACCTCGTCTTCTGCATCCCCTTCACACTCGCGGACCTCGTCGGAGAGGGGCTGCCTTTCCTCTACAAGCACAAGATTCAGAAGGGTCGTCCCAATGTCTGGATGATGGGCCGGTGTCTCTGGCAGGCGATCTTCAACCATCTGGTCTACGTCCTACCTGCGGTGGCAATCAACTGGTTATGGAGCCCCCCAAACCCGCTCCCATCCAGGGCACCGACACTTGCCCAGTTGCTCACTGGTGTAGTCAGCTGTCTGCTGGTGTTTGATTTCCAATATTACTGCTGGCACCGGCTCCACCACAGCAGCCGCTGGCTGTACAAGAAGGTCCATGCCATCCACCATGAGCACGTGGCCCCTTTCTCTTGGGCAACACAGTACCTTGGGGGTTGGGAGCTTTTGACGGTTGGCTTTTGGAGTAACACCACGCCACTCTTGTTTCAGTGTCACCCGCTGACCACCTGGACCTTCATGTTGCTCAGCGTCTGGATGTCTGTGGAGGACCACGTCGGATATGACCTGCCCTGGAGCCTCCACAAGGTCATCCCTTGGGGACTGTATGGAGGAGCCCCAGTCCATGACATGCACCATCAGAAGCCAAACACTAACTTTGCCCCTTTCTTTACTCACCTGGATAGGgtgtttggcactgccagcactcTGCACAGGAACCAGAAGGGGGCAGTCTCCTTCCAAGAGCAAATAGAGCCTTGGATAGATTAA